The following DNA comes from Vannielia litorea.
CTCTCCGAGAATGGCTTCGAGGGCAGCGCCGAAGCGCTGCAAGGCGAGCTGATCTTCGTCCTGCAATCCGTCGATGAGGCGTGCCCGGTCTGCGGCGCCACGGCCCCGCTGCCCGAAAACCCTGATCACCGCAGACCGCCGCACCCTTGGGCATCATAAGGCGAGCACGTATCGCCCGACCCGCCGACAACCCGGCGCAGTCATCACATCGGGCGGAGCAGGCTTTTCACCGGGGGGATTTTGCGGCATCCTGCTCGGAGACGCGATGTCTGGCACGTCAGGATTGACAATTCCTGAACGTGCCCTTGACGCGCCGTCCAAATCCCCTTACTTGGGCGCTTCTCAACCGGGAATCGCCTTTTGCGACTCGGCCGGAGAATGCATCGGCCCGGGGGCAGCCACCCTTCGGGCCTCTGTTGTGAAAAAAGGTTCTGGCAACACGGAACCGCAACCGAAGGAAGACCATTTTGGCCCGTATCGCTGGGGTAAACATCCCGACCGCAAAGCGCGTTCCGATCGCGCTCACCTACATTCATGGCATCGGCCCGGATTCGGCACGCAAGATCTGCGAAGCCGTCGGCATCGAAGTCACCCGCCGTGTGAACGAACTCTCCGACGCCGAAGTGCTCGCCGTTCGTGAGCACATCGACGCCAACTACACCGTCGAAGGCGACCTGCGCCGCGACGTGCAGATGAACGTCAAGCGCCTGATGGACCTCGGCTGCTACCGTGGCCTGCGTCATCGCCGCAACCTGCCCGTCCGTGGCCAGCGGACCCACACCAACGCTCGCACCCGCAAAGGCCCCGCAAAGGCCATTGCCGGCAAGAAGAAGTAAGGGAGGGCTCGACCAATGGCACGTGATACCCGTCGTGGCGCGACCAAGCGCAAGGTTTCCAAGAACATCGCCGCTGGCGTTGCTCATGTGAACTCCTCGTTCAACAACACCAAGATCCTGATCTCCGACGTCCAGGGCAACGCGATTGCCTGGTCCTCGGCTGGCACCATGGGCTTCAAGGGCTCCCGTAAGTCCACGCCCTACGCCGCCCAGATGGCCGCCGAAGACGCCGGCCGCAAGGCACAGGACCACGGGGTGAAAACCCTCGAGGTCGAAGTGCAGGGCCCCGGTTCTGGCCGTGAGTCGGCGCTCCGTGCGCTGGCCGCGATCGG
Coding sequences within:
- the rpsK gene encoding 30S ribosomal protein S11, with the translated sequence MARDTRRGATKRKVSKNIAAGVAHVNSSFNNTKILISDVQGNAIAWSSAGTMGFKGSRKSTPYAAQMAAEDAGRKAQDHGVKTLEVEVQGPGSGRESALRALAAIGFNITSIRDVTPIAHNGCRPPKRRRV
- the rpsM gene encoding 30S ribosomal protein S13, producing the protein MARIAGVNIPTAKRVPIALTYIHGIGPDSARKICEAVGIEVTRRVNELSDAEVLAVREHIDANYTVEGDLRRDVQMNVKRLMDLGCYRGLRHRRNLPVRGQRTHTNARTRKGPAKAIAGKKK